The following are encoded together in the Patescibacteria group bacterium genome:
- a CDS encoding tRNA-dihydrouridine synthase: MPKIIKNYKTKNFWLSLRKPILALAPMAGITDSAYCTICRKNGADVVYTEMISADGLNYNSKKTGNMLKILKGEKPVVVQLFGKDPEKFVRATQIVTKLGFSGIDINFGCPAKKVAGHGGGATLMRDLNLCYKIIKSVCDNTDLPVSIKVRKSITANSCKIKKLKVESNKEIITSLDLIKKIKNLRISTIMIHSRTYEQGFSGEIDYNYIKNVRKHFKGIILANGNINTPEMAKKTLELTGADGIGIARGVYGKPWIFKQCKDYLETNKYKEKTWAQIKKIALTHAKLNFEIKSDYGIVEMRKHLLFYTKNQKFAKEMRRELVNVKTISEIKKVFDKY; the protein is encoded by the coding sequence ATGCCTAAAATAATAAAAAATTATAAAACAAAGAATTTCTGGCTTTCACTTAGAAAGCCAATTTTAGCTTTGGCACCTATGGCAGGAATTACTGACAGCGCATATTGTACAATTTGTCGCAAAAACGGAGCTGATGTAGTTTATACTGAAATGATTTCTGCGGATGGCTTAAATTACAATTCCAAAAAAACTGGTAATATGTTAAAAATTCTAAAAGGTGAAAAACCTGTTGTGGTACAACTTTTTGGAAAAGATCCTGAGAAATTTGTACGTGCAACTCAAATTGTTACAAAATTAGGATTTTCTGGAATTGATATAAATTTTGGTTGTCCAGCAAAAAAAGTAGCGGGCCATGGTGGTGGTGCAACTTTGATGCGAGATTTAAATTTGTGTTACAAAATTATAAAATCAGTTTGTGATAATACAGATCTACCAGTTTCTATAAAAGTAAGAAAATCAATAACTGCAAATAGTTGTAAGATTAAAAAATTAAAAGTTGAAAGCAATAAAGAAATTATTACATCACTCGATTTGATAAAAAAAATAAAAAACTTGAGAATTTCCACAATAATGATCCACTCACGAACTTATGAGCAGGGATTTAGTGGTGAAATTGATTATAATTACATCAAAAATGTCAGAAAACACTTCAAAGGTATAATTCTAGCAAATGGTAATATAAACACTCCAGAGATGGCAAAAAAGACCTTAGAATTGACAGGGGCTGATGGTATTGGAATTGCTCGTGGAGTATATGGAAAACCATGGATTTTTAAGCAATGTAAAGATTATTTGGAAACTAATAAATACAAAGAAAAAACTTGGGCTCAGATAAAAAAAATAGCACTTACTCATGCTAAATTAAATTTTGAAATTAAAAGTGATTATGGAATAGTAGAAATGCGCAAACATTTACTCTTTTATACAAAAAATCAAAAGTTTGCAAAAGAAATGAGAAGAGAACTGGTAAATGTAAAAACAATATCAGAAATAAAAAAAGTATTTGATAAATACTAA
- a CDS encoding septal ring lytic transglycosylase RlpA family protein, whose product MKKKYKYLICFLFSFFILFPSYLLAKIEDTKSTINTLGIPENQKPKKVYTGKAMWYGKAFHGKKMANGEKFDMYNENTAAHRRYKFGTKLKVTNMANGKYVYVVVKDRGPFSYKSVENSSGEKIKKYSAELDLSYAGAKAIGIDKAGIGDVKIEVY is encoded by the coding sequence ATGAAAAAAAAATATAAATATTTAATATGTTTTTTGTTTAGTTTTTTTATTTTGTTTCCGAGTTATTTGCTTGCAAAGATAGAGGATACAAAATCTACCATAAATACATTAGGAATTCCAGAAAATCAAAAGCCAAAAAAAGTTTATACTGGAAAAGCTATGTGGTATGGAAAAGCATTTCATGGTAAAAAAATGGCAAATGGAGAAAAGTTTGATATGTACAATGAAAATACTGCTGCTCATAGAAGATATAAATTTGGTACAAAATTAAAAGTTACAAATATGGCAAATGGTAAATATGTTTATGTTGTTGTAAAAGATCGTGGACCATTTTCATATAAATCTGTAGAAAATAGTTCTGGAGAAAAGATTAAGAAATATAGTGCAGAACTAGATTTATCATATGCTGGAGCAAAAGCTATTGGAATTGATAAAGCTGGAATAGGGGATGTGAAAATAGAAGTTTATTAA
- a CDS encoding fibronectin type III domain-containing protein encodes MKKIFFLLLFLMFLCVINTKTIQASDIFNKFEISNLKNGSVNLEWNTNITVKGTVYYGTDPENMDKSMGYGVYTMFHNSTLTGLSGDESYYYKIVAIDNADNEYESTIRTFSTDDMIDENPPRFIDYKIIQATNDAVLIKWTTDEETKANIYYDENQELMLNSVTYGSYDTEHVKFITKLKPSLKYYIKISAIDRDKNESSVVMNFRTTSQEGDLNVKNVKPGSFNSDEVSQTEANISWGSTLASKSLIYYGTDPKKVNKKVDVSTFYELEHYITLKELEPNTIYYYKIKLYNSFGNKSYTSGIMSFKTKALGNQLSSGDLAKGSNNKVYFIDGTKKSWIEDEEAFNKLGFKWEWIKVVDDSVLNNYREMKSLTKKSKHPTGTLIRYEGENAIYMLDNSKKRPFFTEEAFIRRGLDWNKVITVSSKDWKYTTGDDLY; translated from the coding sequence ATGAAAAAAATATTTTTTTTATTGTTATTTTTAATGTTTTTATGTGTTATTAATACAAAAACAATTCAAGCATCTGATATATTTAACAAATTTGAAATTTCAAATTTAAAAAATGGTTCTGTCAATTTAGAATGGAATACAAATATTACCGTAAAAGGTACTGTATATTATGGTACAGATCCTGAAAATATGGATAAAAGTATGGGATATGGCGTATATACAATGTTTCACAATAGTACTTTAACAGGTCTTTCTGGTGATGAATCTTATTATTATAAAATAGTAGCAATAGACAATGCTGATAATGAATATGAATCTACAATACGTACTTTTTCAACAGATGATATGATAGATGAAAATCCACCTAGATTTATTGATTATAAAATAATACAAGCAACAAATGATGCTGTTTTAATAAAATGGACAACAGATGAAGAAACAAAAGCCAATATTTATTATGATGAAAATCAAGAATTAATGTTAAATAGCGTGACTTATGGTTCTTACGACACAGAACATGTAAAATTTATTACAAAACTTAAACCATCCTTAAAATATTATATAAAAATATCTGCAATAGATAGGGATAAAAATGAATCTTCTGTAGTAATGAATTTTAGAACAACTTCCCAAGAAGGAGATTTGAATGTGAAAAATGTAAAACCAGGTAGTTTTAATAGTGATGAAGTTTCTCAGACAGAGGCAAATATTTCATGGGGTAGTACATTAGCTTCGAAGAGTCTTATTTATTATGGTACTGATCCAAAAAAAGTAAATAAAAAAGTAGATGTAAGTACTTTTTATGAATTAGAGCACTATATTACCTTAAAAGAATTAGAACCAAATACGATATATTATTACAAAATAAAGTTATATAATAGTTTTGGAAATAAGAGTTATACAAGTGGTATAATGAGTTTCAAAACAAAAGCACTCGGAAATCAATTATCTTCTGGGGATTTAGCTAAAGGATCAAATAATAAAGTATATTTTATAGATGGAACAAAAAAATCTTGGATAGAAGATGAAGAGGCATTTAATAAATTAGGTTTTAAATGGGAATGGATAAAAGTAGTTGATGATTCTGTTTTGAACAATTATAGAGAAATGAAAAGTCTTACAAAAAAAAGTAAACATCCAACGGGAACTCTTATAAGATATGAAGGTGAAAATGCAATTTATATGTTAGATAATAGTAAAAAAAGACCATTTTTTACAGAAGAAGCTTTTATAAGAAGAGGACTTGATTGGAATAAAGTTATAACAGTTTCAAGTAAAGATTGGAAATATACAACAGGGGATGACTTATATTAA
- a CDS encoding sugar transferase, whose product MFTNINKIRFKKIILLIGDMFFLYFSLFLTLLLRFKNNYTYELLKEHIYNFSILYIFWIIMIFSFRLYEANKPITKTTTLAINILNFSIINFFISVLYFYIKPNVVITPKTVLIINIFVFAAIFYIWRILINKIIYKGSKSKNCLLITNNTELIKDVAKNLELELNVKTYVNPSDEINNSEIEKIQLNNINYYIKQNNIQTIIIDDALLESKRTADQLFECIKLRLEIIKASDFYEKFLGKVSISNINQLWFISNLNENAKYFSDFIKNVLDKILSIIFIIISILLSPFIILLIKIDSRGPVLFRQIRTGKNNKKFMAMKFRTMNIDAEKDGPQWSKNNDPRVTKIGNFLRISRLDEIPQFINILKGEMSLIGPRPERPEFVKELREKIDFYDQRLLVKPGLTGWAQINYPYGSSVEDAYEKLQYDLYYVKNRSLILDLSIILKTIHTITKKLIGKEL is encoded by the coding sequence ATGTTTACAAATATAAACAAAATTCGTTTCAAAAAAATAATATTACTAATTGGGGATATGTTTTTTTTATATTTTTCTCTTTTTTTAACATTATTATTAAGATTTAAAAATAATTATACATATGAATTATTAAAAGAACATATATATAATTTTAGTATTCTGTATATTTTTTGGATAATAATGATATTCAGCTTTAGACTCTATGAAGCAAATAAACCTATTACAAAAACAACTACTCTTGCCATAAATATATTAAACTTTTCAATAATCAATTTCTTTATAAGTGTATTGTATTTTTATATAAAACCAAATGTAGTTATAACACCAAAAACCGTACTTATAATAAATATATTTGTTTTTGCTGCAATATTCTATATTTGGAGAATACTTATAAACAAAATTATTTACAAAGGTTCAAAATCCAAAAATTGCTTATTGATAACAAATAATACCGAATTAATAAAAGATGTGGCAAAAAATCTAGAATTAGAACTTAATGTAAAAACTTATGTAAACCCAAGTGATGAAATAAACAATTCTGAAATAGAAAAAATACAATTAAATAATATAAATTATTATATCAAACAGAATAATATACAGACTATAATCATTGATGATGCATTACTTGAATCAAAAAGAACTGCAGATCAATTATTTGAATGTATTAAATTGCGCCTTGAAATAATAAAGGCAAGTGACTTCTATGAAAAATTTTTGGGAAAGGTGTCAATATCTAATATCAATCAACTTTGGTTTATAAGTAATCTAAATGAAAATGCTAAATATTTTTCTGATTTTATAAAAAATGTACTAGACAAAATATTAAGTATAATATTTATAATAATTTCGATTCTACTATCTCCATTTATAATTTTACTTATAAAAATAGATTCTCGCGGTCCTGTACTCTTTAGACAAATTAGAACTGGAAAAAACAACAAAAAATTCATGGCTATGAAATTTAGAACTATGAATATTGATGCTGAAAAAGATGGTCCTCAATGGTCAAAAAATAATGACCCGAGAGTTACAAAAATAGGAAATTTTTTGAGAATTTCAAGGCTAGATGAAATTCCTCAGTTTATAAATATATTAAAAGGCGAAATGTCTCTTATTGGGCCAAGACCAGAGCGACCCGAATTTGTAAAAGAATTAAGAGAAAAAATAGATTTTTATGATCAAAGATTACTTGTAAAACCAGGACTCACTGGCTGGGCTCAAATAAATTATCCATATGGAAGTTCAGTAGAAGATGCTTATGAAAAATTGCAATATGATTTATATTATGTAAAAAATAGAAGTTTGATATTGGACTTATCCATAATACTAAAAACAATACACACTATTACAAAAAAATTAATTGGAAAGGAATTGTGA
- a CDS encoding NAD-dependent epimerase/dehydratase family protein, whose amino-acid sequence MNILVTGGAGFIGFHLCKKLLENNENIIIIDNFNDYYDIKLKRDRIFELKKFGNFKIYEIDISEFNNLKNVFSENKIDKICHLAAQAGVRYSIENPFVYEHTNNLGTLNLLELCKKFNIKNFIYASSSSVYGGNDSEIFSEIDNVDKPISLYAATKKTNELYAYTYHHLYNINCTGLRFFTAYGPWGRPDMAYFKFTKNILEKKEIEIYNNGEMMRDFTYIDDIVLGIINALEKCYPYEIFNLGNNNPIKLLNFVEIIEKCLDKKSIQKMMPLQDGDVIKTCANIDKAKKMLDFNPKIDMNTGIKNFINWYIKYYNVK is encoded by the coding sequence ATGAATATACTTGTGACTGGAGGCGCTGGGTTTATTGGTTTTCATCTTTGCAAAAAATTATTAGAAAATAATGAAAATATAATAATAATTGATAATTTCAATGATTATTATGATATTAAACTAAAAAGAGATAGAATATTTGAATTAAAAAAATTTGGAAATTTTAAGATTTATGAAATAGATATATCTGAGTTTAATAATTTAAAAAATGTATTTTCTGAAAATAAAATAGATAAAATTTGTCATTTGGCAGCTCAAGCAGGAGTGAGATATTCAATAGAAAATCCATTTGTATATGAACATACAAATAATCTAGGAACATTAAATTTACTTGAACTCTGTAAAAAATTTAATATAAAAAATTTTATTTATGCATCATCATCCTCTGTTTATGGTGGAAATGATTCTGAAATATTCTCCGAAATAGATAATGTTGATAAGCCAATATCACTATATGCTGCTACAAAAAAAACAAATGAGCTATATGCTTATACATATCATCATTTATATAATATAAATTGCACTGGTCTTAGATTTTTTACTGCATATGGCCCATGGGGACGTCCAGATATGGCATATTTCAAATTTACAAAAAATATTTTAGAAAAAAAAGAAATAGAAATATACAACAATGGAGAAATGATGAGAGATTTTACTTATATTGATGATATAGTATTGGGAATAATAAATGCTTTAGAAAAATGTTATCCTTATGAAATATTTAATTTAGGAAACAATAATCCTATAAAATTATTAAATTTTGTTGAAATAATAGAAAAATGTTTAGATAAAAAATCTATACAAAAAATGATGCCACTTCAAGATGGAGATGTTATAAAAACATGCGCAAATATAGACAAAGCAAAAAAAATGTTAGATTTTAATCCAAAAATAGATATGAATACAGGAATAAAAAATTTTATTAACTGGTATATCAAATATTACAATGTTAAATAA
- a CDS encoding oligosaccharide flippase family protein yields the protein MLNNSQNFIYKILKKSEKFFQTDMIYVAKNGFWLTLGQIISSISSFLLAIAFANLLPKEIYGTYKYILSILGILSIFTLSGINTSLTRSVARGFDGSLKLALREKIKWGSIGSIISLGISIYYYLNGNFVLTICFIITTIFLPFMDSFNIHIAILNGKKDFKLATKYNIITQVISSILMILILIISKNIFLLLLIYFISYTSLRLIFLKLTIKKENLNFKIESDTISYGKHLSLMNVIVLISNQIDKIVVWQFIGSAELAIYSIAIAMPEQIKGFLGNINTLAFPKFAEKSKEEIRKNIYKKIGKLFIIVILIIATYWLLSPIIFKILFPKYLDSLFYSQLFSLGLINIPIAFIGLPILQSHRLTKELYKINIFNSIIQIVLILFATYFYGLIGLIIARIITRVIIGIVYLLKLRSLKYF from the coding sequence ATGTTAAATAATTCACAAAATTTTATTTACAAAATTCTAAAAAAATCTGAAAAATTTTTTCAAACAGATATGATATATGTTGCAAAGAATGGATTTTGGCTTACATTGGGCCAAATTATATCTTCAATATCTTCATTTTTATTAGCAATAGCTTTTGCAAACTTATTACCAAAAGAAATTTATGGAACTTATAAATATATTTTATCTATATTAGGAATATTATCTATTTTTACATTATCTGGTATAAATACATCTTTGACTCGTTCAGTGGCTAGAGGTTTTGATGGTTCTCTAAAACTTGCCTTAAGGGAAAAAATAAAATGGGGTTCAATTGGAAGTATAATATCTCTTGGAATATCAATTTATTATTATTTGAATGGAAATTTTGTTTTAACAATTTGTTTTATTATTACAACTATATTTTTACCATTTATGGATTCTTTCAATATTCATATTGCAATTCTAAATGGCAAAAAAGATTTTAAATTAGCTACAAAATACAATATTATAACTCAAGTAATTTCATCAATTTTGATGATTTTAATATTAATAATTTCAAAAAATATATTTTTATTGTTATTAATTTATTTTATATCTTATACAAGTTTAAGGCTTATATTTTTAAAATTAACTATAAAAAAAGAAAATCTCAATTTCAAAATAGAGTCTGACACAATTTCTTATGGAAAACATTTGAGCTTAATGAATGTAATAGTTTTGATATCAAATCAAATTGACAAAATAGTAGTCTGGCAATTTATTGGTTCAGCAGAACTCGCAATATACTCAATAGCAATTGCTATGCCAGAACAAATAAAAGGATTTTTGGGAAATATAAATACATTGGCATTTCCAAAATTTGCCGAAAAATCAAAAGAGGAAATAAGAAAAAATATTTACAAAAAAATAGGAAAACTTTTTATTATTGTAATTTTAATTATTGCAACATATTGGCTTCTATCTCCTATAATTTTCAAAATTCTTTTCCCTAAATATTTGGATAGTCTTTTTTATAGTCAATTGTTTTCACTTGGACTTATAAATATTCCAATCGCTTTTATTGGATTACCAATTCTTCAATCTCATAGACTTACAAAAGAATTGTATAAAATAAATATTTTCAATTCTATAATACAAATTGTATTAATATTATTTGCAACTTATTTCTATGGGTTAATAGGACTTATAATAGCAAGAATAATCACCAGAGTTATTATTGGCATTGTTTACCTACTAAAATTAAGAAGTCTTAAATATTTTTAA
- a CDS encoding acyltransferase → MMNKNGIIKTIIKFIFIKRECILLKTRNFYYSNLFSNFGKNSNIFGSINVINSENINFGNNSTINESGFLNAREKIIIGDYVHISPYVIINSGGLDYKKKMGDRIHIAKPINIEHGVWIGSGVIINPGVTIGTNSVVGTGSVVTKDIPSNVVVAGVPAEIIKNI, encoded by the coding sequence ATGATGAATAAAAATGGTATTATAAAAACTATTATAAAATTTATTTTTATAAAAAGAGAATGTATTTTATTGAAAACAAGAAATTTTTATTATAGTAATTTATTTTCTAATTTTGGAAAAAATAGTAATATATTTGGCTCTATAAATGTGATTAATTCAGAAAATATAAATTTTGGTAATAATTCTACTATAAATGAAAGTGGGTTTTTGAATGCAAGAGAAAAAATTATAATTGGTGATTATGTTCATATTTCGCCTTATGTGATTATAAATTCTGGTGGATTAGATTATAAAAAGAAAATGGGTGATAGAATTCATATTGCTAAGCCAATAAATATTGAACATGGGGTATGGATTGGATCTGGTGTAATAATAAATCCAGGAGTTACAATTGGAACAAATTCTGTTGTTGGTACTGGATCTGTTGTAACAAAAGATATTCCATCAAATGTAGTTGTTGCTGGTGTTCCAGCGGAGATAATTAAAAATATTTAA
- a CDS encoding FkbM family methyltransferase — MNKISNRIIEKIKFAHNISANRVEFIKILFVISFFSLKKKISLLPQIRVKLCLKFVDGYDIKYFNFYPMSNCDFAIFDEIFINKEYKFDSKNVANIIFDIGSNVGLSVIYFKLKFPQAIIYCFEPDKKVFDFLKLNTSQFKDVICENMAITKSTGKIKFYPYPNSSMSSSMIQRLKNQNFIEVNSFSIDDYMFKNNIDFVDILKFDVEGAEFEIFQNIKSINSICEIIGEFHADLTGKSINDFMALFDKSRNISLREIRKEQRYIILIQ, encoded by the coding sequence ATGAATAAAATATCAAATAGGATAATTGAAAAAATAAAATTTGCACATAATATAAGTGCTAATAGGGTTGAATTTATAAAAATACTTTTTGTGATTTCGTTCTTTTCTTTGAAAAAAAAGATCTCTTTATTACCACAAATTAGAGTTAAGTTATGTTTAAAGTTTGTGGATGGATATGATATAAAATATTTTAATTTTTATCCTATGAGTAACTGTGATTTTGCTATTTTTGATGAAATTTTTATAAATAAAGAATATAAATTTGATTCAAAAAATGTAGCAAATATTATATTTGATATTGGTTCAAATGTTGGTTTATCTGTTATTTATTTTAAATTAAAATTTCCTCAAGCAATAATTTATTGTTTTGAGCCAGACAAAAAAGTATTCGATTTTTTAAAATTAAATACATCACAATTTAAAGATGTGATTTGTGAAAATATGGCTATCACTAAATCAACTGGAAAAATAAAATTTTATCCATATCCAAATAGTAGTATGTCTTCTAGTATGATACAGAGATTAAAAAATCAAAATTTTATAGAAGTTAATTCCTTTTCTATAGATGATTATATGTTTAAAAATAATATAGATTTTGTGGATATTTTAAAATTTGATGTTGAGGGTGCGGAATTTGAAATTTTTCAAAATATAAAATCAATAAATTCTATATGTGAAATAATAGGAGAATTTCATGCGGATTTAACAGGCAAATCTATTAATGATTTTATGGCATTATTTGATAAAAGTAGAAATATAAGTTTAAGGGAAATTAGAAAAGAACAACGCTATATAATTTTAATACAATAA
- a CDS encoding glycosyltransferase gives MKLIYITNSRIPTEKAHGYQICKMCEAFIENNIELKLIIPRRFNEIKQDVFQYYDIKNKFDIIKIPCLDFSQFGIMGFWIQTLSFLLFSKIYLFFINYDILYTRDKFLGLFYKNYILELHELPKNINNVILYLLKKAKKLIVLTSYLKIDLINRGILENRIIVSADAVDLKDFDISKDKNEIRKILKLPKDKKIILYTGSFYLYDWKGVDLFIESSKYFDNNYLFILIGGNNNEIVEMKNKYKNYSNILFLEKKEHKYIPLFLKAADILVLPNKKGNKTSEFYTSPLKLFEYMASGTPTVASDLPSIKEILNDNNSILFSANNINSLVDSIKKIIDNVGFAEKISLEAKKNVYINTWNLRVKNIINFINKKNE, from the coding sequence ATGAAATTAATTTATATAACAAATTCTAGAATTCCTACAGAAAAAGCTCATGGATATCAAATATGCAAAATGTGTGAGGCATTTATCGAAAATAATATTGAATTAAAATTAATAATTCCGAGAAGATTTAATGAAATAAAACAAGATGTATTTCAATATTATGATATAAAAAATAAATTTGATATTATAAAAATTCCATGTTTAGATTTTTCTCAATTTGGTATAATGGGTTTTTGGATTCAAACATTAAGTTTTTTATTATTTTCAAAAATATATTTGTTTTTTATTAATTATGATATTTTGTATACAAGAGATAAGTTCTTGGGTTTATTTTATAAAAATTATATTTTGGAATTACATGAATTGCCAAAAAATATAAATAATGTAATTTTGTATTTATTGAAAAAGGCAAAAAAATTAATTGTTTTAACAAGTTATTTGAAAATTGATTTGATAAATCGTGGTATTTTAGAAAATCGAATTATTGTTTCTGCAGATGCTGTGGATTTAAAAGATTTTGATATAAGTAAAGATAAGAATGAAATTAGAAAAATATTAAAACTACCAAAAGACAAGAAAATTATTTTATATACTGGAAGCTTTTATCTTTATGATTGGAAAGGAGTAGATTTATTTATAGAATCTTCTAAATATTTTGATAATAATTATTTATTTATATTAATTGGTGGAAATAATAATGAAATTGTTGAAATGAAAAATAAATACAAAAATTATTCAAACATTTTATTTTTAGAAAAAAAAGAGCATAAATATATCCCATTATTTTTAAAAGCAGCAGATATATTGGTTTTACCAAACAAAAAAGGTAATAAAACATCTGAATTCTACACATCGCCATTAAAATTATTTGAATATATGGCGAGTGGAACACCTACTGTTGCATCAGATTTGCCCTCTATAAAAGAAATATTAAATGATAATAATTCTATACTTTTTTCAGCTAATAATATTAATTCTTTAGTTGATAGTATTAAAAAGATAATAGATAATGTGGGTTTTGCAGAAAAAATATCTTTGGAGGCAAAAAAAAATGTTTATATAAATACTTGGAATTTAAGAGTAAAGAATATTATAAACTTTATTAATAAAAAAAATGAATAA
- the asnB gene encoding asparagine synthase (glutamine-hydrolyzing), with translation MCGINGFNFSDQNLIEKMNKKIEYRGPDDTGIFVDNEISLGHNRLSIIDLSQRGHQPMESDDKNYIITYNGELYNFKEIKKDLENNGFHFHSDTDTEVILNSYIAYGEKCLEKFNGIFVFAIWDKKNKKLFIARDNFGVKPLFYYFKDNKFIFSSEIKGILEHDIDKQISIDALNLYFRFLYIAGPITIFEYIKKLQPGHFLIFKENKIEIKKYHNLPTEQNECSYEEAKNIIRKKFDKAVEGQLISDRPLGIFLSGGIDSTAILGSMSKIVKNKIKTFTVKFDVDTQEEKFNMDSILARKNSEFYNTEHHELLITAQDVTENLEKVVYHMDDLVSNHIQVATYLLSKEAKKYVDVVLGGDGGDEIFGGYDRYYYYNLVDKWQNIPKLIRDNKFTYNVAKIFGKESEYYKLNSQSGIDLFWQFSAQKENIIKRFLKHDVNNLNKSKEIINNNYFDLLFKNYANYLMKVDFCTWLTDESLSRSDKMSMAFALEERVPILDKELVDFAFSIPISYKLGNKHQGKKIFKEAIKDYLPDYIYNKQKTGWFSPTSKWLRTDLKEIAYEILSPNYNPDTKQFFDFYEIKKILDNHINYKEYALNTIWSLITFQIWYKQNFK, from the coding sequence ATGTGTGGAATAAATGGATTTAATTTCTCTGATCAAAATTTAATAGAGAAAATGAACAAGAAAATAGAATATCGAGGTCCAGATGATACTGGTATTTTTGTTGATAATGAAATATCTTTGGGTCATAATAGACTTTCTATAATAGATTTATCACAGCGTGGTCATCAACCAATGGAAAGTGATGATAAAAATTATATAATTACATACAACGGAGAACTTTATAATTTTAAAGAAATAAAAAAAGATTTAGAGAATAATGGATTTCATTTTCATTCAGATACTGACACAGAAGTAATTTTGAATTCTTATATAGCCTATGGAGAAAAATGTTTAGAAAAATTCAATGGTATTTTTGTTTTTGCTATTTGGGATAAAAAAAATAAAAAATTATTTATTGCTCGAGATAATTTTGGTGTAAAGCCATTGTTTTATTATTTTAAAGATAATAAATTTATATTTTCTTCAGAGATAAAAGGAATTTTGGAGCATGATATTGATAAACAAATAAGTATTGATGCGCTAAATTTATATTTTAGATTTTTGTATATTGCTGGACCTATAACAATTTTTGAATATATTAAAAAATTACAACCAGGGCATTTTTTAATTTTTAAAGAAAATAAAATAGAGATAAAAAAGTATCATAATTTACCAACTGAGCAAAATGAATGTTCTTATGAAGAAGCAAAAAATATTATTAGAAAAAAATTTGATAAAGCAGTAGAAGGACAATTAATTTCTGATAGACCGCTTGGAATTTTTTTGAGCGGCGGAATAGATTCAACAGCTATTTTAGGATCAATGTCTAAAATTGTTAAAAACAAAATAAAAACTTTTACAGTAAAATTTGACGTTGATACTCAAGAAGAAAAATTTAATATGGATAGTATTTTGGCCAGAAAAAATAGTGAATTTTATAATACAGAGCATCATGAACTTTTGATAACTGCGCAAGATGTGACAGAAAATTTAGAAAAAGTAGTGTATCATATGGATGACTTAGTTTCTAATCATATACAAGTAGCAACATATTTATTGTCAAAAGAAGCTAAAAAATATGTTGATGTAGTTTTGGGTGGAGATGGAGGAGATGAAATATTTGGAGGTTATGATAGATATTATTATTATAATTTAGTTGATAAATGGCAAAATATACCAAAATTAATCAGAGACAATAAATTTACATATAATGTAGCAAAAATATTTGGTAAGGAAAGTGAATATTATAAACTTAATTCTCAAAGTGGTATTGATTTGTTTTGGCAGTTCAGTGCACAAAAAGAAAATATTATAAAAAGATTTTTAAAACATGATGTTAATAATCTAAATAAAAGTAAGGAAATAATTAATAATAATTATTTTGATTTACTATTTAAAAATTATGCTAATTATTTAATGAAAGTAGATTTTTGTACATGGCTTACAGATGAATCTCTTTCTAGATCAGATAAAATGTCTATGGCTTTTGCACTTGAAGAAAGAGTGCCAATTCTGGATAAAGAATTAGTAGATTTTGCATTTTCTATTCCAATATCTTATAAATTAGGAAATAAACATCAAGGTAAAAAAATTTTTAAAGAGGCAATAAAAGATTATTTACCAGATTATATATATAATAAACAAAAAACTGGATGGTTTTCGCCAACATCTAAATGGCTCAGAACTGATTTGAAAGAAATAGCTTATGAAATATTGTCGCCAAATTATAATCCAGATACAAAACAATTTTTTGATTTTTATGAAATAAAAAAAATATTAGATAATCATATAAATTATAAAGAATATGCATTAAATACAATTTGGTCATTGATTACTTTTCAGATTTGGTATAAACAAAATTTTAAATAA